In Chaetodon trifascialis isolate fChaTrf1 chromosome 23, fChaTrf1.hap1, whole genome shotgun sequence, the following proteins share a genomic window:
- the LOC139351814 gene encoding T cell receptor alpha chain MC.7.G5-like, giving the protein MFKLYVLLVSLFRAYGALLYANTGDNVTLPCFYASDSAKYLCWYKQVAGEQPQIISSFYRHSPDTNKFHNQFKGDRRFSVHPGRGFYHLNISDVHNSDSAMYYCGQISITVTDFDNGMFLVVKGSSRESSLQQPASQSVKPGGSVTLNCTVHNGTSDGEHSVYWFKEESRNSQLGIMYIKKNNSNQCVKSSEFPVQSCVYSLSMRNVSLSDAGTYYCAVASCGEILFGKGTRLHVGGLHPKLSVPEYAAERQNEGSDALQYVALDFKKRQSKSRRQRSTEEETIYSGVRLSDLK; this is encoded by the exons ATGTTCAAGTTGTATGTACTCTTGGTCTCTCTCTTTAGAGCCT ATGGTGCTCTGCTCTATGCTAACACTGGGGACAATGTGACTTTACCGTGTTTCTATGCCAGTGACAGTGCCAAATACCTGTGTTGGTACAAGCAGGTTGCAGGGGAGCAACCTCAAATAATATCCTCTTTCTATAGACATTCACCTGACACAAACAAGTTCCACAACCAGTTTAAAGGCGACAGGCGATTTTCAGTTCATCCTGGACGGGGATTTTACCATCTGAACATTTCTGATGTCCACAACTCAGATTCAGCGATGTACTACTGTGGACAGATCAGCATTACAGTCACTGACTTTGATAATGGAATGTTTTTAGTTGTAAAAGGT TCTAGTCGTGAGTCTTCCCTCCAGCAGCCAGCGTCCCAGTCTGTGAAGCCAGGAGGCTCTGTAACCCTGAACTGCACAGTGCACAATGGAACCAGTGATGGAGAGCACAGCGTTTACTGGTTCAAAGAGGAGTCGAGAAACTCCCAGTTGGGAATCATGTAcatcaaaaaaaacaatagcaaTCAGTGTGTGAAGAGCTCTGAGTTCCctgtgcagagctgtgtgtaCAGTTTATCTATGAGGAACGTGAGCCTGTCTGACGCTGGGACGTACTACTGTGCTGTGGCTTCATGTGGAGAGATACTGTTCGGGAAAGGAACGAGGCTGCATGTTGGAG GGCTGCACCCCAAGTTGAGTGTCCCAGAATACGCCGCTGAAAGGCAg AATGAGGGATCTGATGCTTTACAGTACGTAGCTCTGGACTTCAAAAAGAGGCAAAGCaagagcaggagacagaggagcacagaggaggagacgatTTACTCTGGAGTCAGACTGTCAGACCTGAAGTGA
- the LOC139351476 gene encoding immunoglobulin kappa light chain-like isoform X1: protein MMLLCIFLVLLSEICQVLAVDNTSGIIQDSGVRTAVVGQTVTLKCACRDNAVTFFSWYQQTLGGKPLIISTRMRHNAEATINAPYKDRFKVTAESQTGINDLTISHVKLSDTATYYCGILEFNTIEFGQGVLLNVKTSLSNNQTVVYQPAWEAHRLGESVNLRCTVYADKCAGEKSLYWFRHGAAQPAIMYRSVGQCVNESHVKNCTLNLTIKSMNSSDAGTYYCALTSCGEIVFGNGTRLEIAGDSIKAPPLLVYCLSVAFVVSIILLLALSSVMYKLNKKTCSVCRGKVSHLTCPAASDVVVSEIKMIEDRLITPDSQSKILIPPVVCFFTLYLCCFTLAEPRRGCCPLCCSEYEQNQCATAARGECRKCLCILKSKV from the exons ATGATGCTACTTTGCATTTTTCTTGTGCTTCTCAGTGAAATCT GTCAGGTGCTGGCGGTTGACAACACGTCAGGTATAATTCAAGACAGCGGGGTCAGAACAGCTGTAGTTGGGCAGACGGTGACCTTGAAATGCGCTTGTCGAGATAATGCTGTAACTTTCTTCTCTTGGTACCAGCAAACCTTGGGAGGCAAACCCCTCATCATATCAACTCGGATGAGGCACAACGCAGAAGCAACCATCAACGCCCCGTATAAAGACAGGTTTAAGGTCACAGCAGAAAGTCAAACAGGCATCAACGATCTCACAATCTCACACGTTAAACTGTCGGATACAGCAACGTATTACTGTGGGATTTTAGAATTCAACACCATTGAATTTGGACAAGGAGTGCTCCTTAATGTCAAAACGTCACTGTCCAACAATCAAACTGTTGTCTATCAGCCAGCGTGGGAAGCACATCGGTTAGGAGAATCTGTGAATTTGAGATGTACGGTATACGCTGACAAGTGTGCAGGGGAGAAGAGCCTCTACTGGTTCAGACACGGTGCGGCACAGCCCGCGATCATGTATCGCAGTGTGGGACAATGTGTGAATGAGTCTCACGTGAAAAATTGCACTTTAAACCTCACCATAAAATCCATGAACTCCTCTGATGCGGGGACGTACTACTGTGCTCTGACCTCCTGTGGGGAGATTGTGTTTGGAAATGGAACAAGACTAGAGATTGCAG GAGATTCCATCAAAGCCCCCCCTCTCCTGGTGTACTGCCTGAGCGTGGCGTTTGTGGTTTCCATCATCCTGCTCCTTGCCTTGTCTTCCGTCATGTACAAGTTGAATAAAAAGACatgctctgtctgcagag GAAAGGTTTCTCATCTGACGTGTCCTGCAGCTTCTGATGTCGTGGTAAGCgaaataaaaatgattgaaGACAGACTTATTACTCCAGATTCCCAAAGTAAGATTTTAATACCACCTGTTGTATGTTTTTTCACACTTTACCTTTGTTGTTTTACATTAGCAGAGCCAAGACGAGGATGTTGTCCATTATGCTGCTCTGAATATGAACAAAACCAGTGTGCGACAGCGGCAAGAGGAGAATGCAGAAAGTGTTTGTGTATACTCAAGAGTAAAGTGTAG
- the LOC139351476 gene encoding immunoglobulin kappa light chain-like isoform X2, producing MMLLCIFLVLLSEICQVLAVDNTSGIIQDSGVRTAVVGQTVTLKCACRDNAVTFFSWYQQTLGGKPLIISTRMRHNAEATINAPYKDRFKVTAESQTGINDLTISHVKLSDTATYYCGILEFNTIEFGQGVLLNVKTSLSNNQTVVYQPAWEAHRLGESVNLRCTVYADKCAGEKSLYWFRHGAAQPAIMYRSVGQCVNESHVKNCTLNLTIKSMNSSDAGTYYCALTSCGEIVFGNGTRLEIAGDSIKAPPLLVYCLSVAFVVSIILLLALSSVMYKLNKKTCSVCRGKVSHLTCPAASDVVQSQDEDVVHYAALNMNKTSVRQRQEENAESVCVYSRVKCRKQ from the exons ATGATGCTACTTTGCATTTTTCTTGTGCTTCTCAGTGAAATCT GTCAGGTGCTGGCGGTTGACAACACGTCAGGTATAATTCAAGACAGCGGGGTCAGAACAGCTGTAGTTGGGCAGACGGTGACCTTGAAATGCGCTTGTCGAGATAATGCTGTAACTTTCTTCTCTTGGTACCAGCAAACCTTGGGAGGCAAACCCCTCATCATATCAACTCGGATGAGGCACAACGCAGAAGCAACCATCAACGCCCCGTATAAAGACAGGTTTAAGGTCACAGCAGAAAGTCAAACAGGCATCAACGATCTCACAATCTCACACGTTAAACTGTCGGATACAGCAACGTATTACTGTGGGATTTTAGAATTCAACACCATTGAATTTGGACAAGGAGTGCTCCTTAATGTCAAAACGTCACTGTCCAACAATCAAACTGTTGTCTATCAGCCAGCGTGGGAAGCACATCGGTTAGGAGAATCTGTGAATTTGAGATGTACGGTATACGCTGACAAGTGTGCAGGGGAGAAGAGCCTCTACTGGTTCAGACACGGTGCGGCACAGCCCGCGATCATGTATCGCAGTGTGGGACAATGTGTGAATGAGTCTCACGTGAAAAATTGCACTTTAAACCTCACCATAAAATCCATGAACTCCTCTGATGCGGGGACGTACTACTGTGCTCTGACCTCCTGTGGGGAGATTGTGTTTGGAAATGGAACAAGACTAGAGATTGCAG GAGATTCCATCAAAGCCCCCCCTCTCCTGGTGTACTGCCTGAGCGTGGCGTTTGTGGTTTCCATCATCCTGCTCCTTGCCTTGTCTTCCGTCATGTACAAGTTGAATAAAAAGACatgctctgtctgcagag GAAAGGTTTCTCATCTGACGTGTCCTGCAGCTTCTGATGTCGTG CAGAGCCAAGACGAGGATGTTGTCCATTATGCTGCTCTGAATATGAACAAAACCAGTGTGCGACAGCGGCAAGAGGAGAATGCAGAAAGTGTTTGTGTATACTCAAGAGTAAAGTGTAGAAAACAGTGA
- the LOC139351431 gene encoding uncharacterized protein, which translates to MTPPMLALCVTCLLLGRMADMTSLNPSSPLHFISVSVGENVTLECFYEDSKAIMLYWYKQTLGQKPQLVSKFYKHGENDLLNGEFKNDPRFELLTTTGKHHLKISDVQMSDSATYHCISGYSYTYEFLEGTVIHVKGSGENIPALVHQSASETIQPGDSVTLNCTVDTGTCDEEHSVYWFKNSEESHPGLIYTQGCRDDQCERKPNTQTHTCVYNLPMKSLNLSHAGTYYCAVVSCGHILFGNGTKLDFEDEADFLSLTLVCFLSGALAFTTILLVLLAFAAYRMYKTSSCQCTESQTRSSAAAASNAEVYQDADNLHYAALRTNKASRSTRQRDDTWSECVYSSVRQ; encoded by the exons ATGACACCTCCGATGCTTGCTTTGTGCGTGACATGCCTGCTCTTGGGAAGGATGG CTGACATGACCTCTCTGAATCCATCATCGCCTTTACATTTCATATCGGTTAGTGTTGGTGAAAACGTGACTTTGGAGTGTTTCTATGAAGACAGTAAAGCAATAATGTTGTACTGGTATAAACAAACTCTGGGACAGAAACCACAGCTGGTGTCTAAATTCTATAAGCACGGTGAAAACGACCTTTTGAATGGTGAATTTAAGAACGATCCACGCTTTGAACTGCTCACTACCACTGGGAAACATCACTTGAAGATCTCAGACGTGCAAATGTCAGATTCAGCTACTTACCACTGCATAAGTGGCTATTCATACACATATGAATTTTTGGAGGGGACTGTTATCCACGTAAAGGGTTCAGGTGAGAACATCCCAGCTTTGGTCCATCAGTCAGCATCTGAGACCATCCAGCCAGGAGACTCTGTGACTCTGAACTGTACAGTAGACACTGGGACCTGTGATGAAGAACACAGTGTTTACTGGTTCAAGAactctgaagaatctcatccAGGACTCATTTACACTCAGGGATGCAGGGATGATCAGTGTGAGAGGAaacccaacacacaaacacacacctgtgtctacAACTTGCCGATGAAGAGCCTGAATCTGTCTCATGCTGGGACCTACTACTGCGCTGTTGTCTCATGTGGACACATACTGTTTGGAAATGGGACCAAACTGGACTTTGAAG ATGAGGcagactttctttctctcaccttGGTGTGTTTCTTGAGTGGAGCTTTGGCATTCACCACCATCCTGCTTGTTTTACTGGCGTTTGCAGCATACAGAATGTACAAGACGAGCAGCTGCCAATGCACAG AGTCTCAAACAAGATCCTCTGCTGCTGCGGCTTCCAATGCAGAG gTTTACCAAGATGCAGACAACCTCCATTATGCTGCTTTAAGGACAAACAAAGCTAGCAGATCAACAAGACAGAGAGACGACACCTGGAGTGAATGTGTGTACTCCAGTGTTAGGCAGTAG
- the LOC139351432 gene encoding uncharacterized protein produces MMKTLWLALYLTYLFLGRIAQTTDLKSSTNVHQESGFISANVGDSVTLQCFVEGDAVMFNWYKQTLGQKPRLVSTYYKFDNYGTFHNEFKNNPRFTLDTEIGKNHLTMTDLHISDSATYYCASGYYDTFEFGDGIVVSVKGSDVNVPALVHQSASETIQPGDSVTLNCTVDTGTCDEEHSVYWFKKSEESHPGLIYTHGGRNDQCERKPNTQTHTCVYNLPMMSLNLSHAGTYYCAVVSCGHIVFGNGTELDFKDEVESSVLVYFLIGALTFTSILVVLLAYAAYGKNNRNSCQCGHSRSSAALTPNAVDCQDSDSLHYAALREHRINRSTRQRDKTQTECVYSSVRQ; encoded by the exons ATGATGAAGACTCTGTGGTTGGCTTTGTATTTGACTTATCTGTTCTTGGGAAGAATCG ctcAGACAACTGATCTGAAATCATCCACAAATGTACATCAAGAGAGTGGATTTATATCAGCAAATGTCGGTGACAGCGTGACTTTACAGTGTTTCGTTGAAGGTGACGCAGTGATGTTCAACTGGTATAAACAAACTCTGGGACAGAAACCAAGGCTCGTCTCTACTTACTACAAGTTTGACAACTATGGAACTTTTCacaatgaatttaaaaataatCCACGTTTCACACTGGACACTGAAATAGGTAAAAATCACTTGACGATGACAGATCTACACATTTCAGATTCAGCTACTTACTACTGTGCAAGTGGCTATTATGACACCTTTGAATTTGGAGACGGCATTGTTGTCAGTGTAAAGGGTTCAGATGTGAACGTCCCAGCTTTGGTCCATCAGTCAGCATCTGAGACCATCCAGCCAGGAGACTCTGTGACTCTGAACTGTACAGTAGACACTGGGACCTGTGATGAAGAACACAGTGTTTACTGGTTCAAGAAGTCTGAAGAATCTCATCCAGGACTCATTTACACTCATGGAGGCAGGAATGATCAGTGTGAGAGGAaacccaacacacaaacacacacctgtgtctacAACTTGCCAATGATGAGCCTGAATCTGTCTCATGCTGGGACCTACTACTGCGCTGTTGTCTCATGTGGACACATAGTGTTTGGAAATGGGACCGAACTGGACTTTAAAG ATGAGGTGGAGTCCTCTGTCTTGGTGTATTTCTTGATTGGAGCTTTGACATTCACCTCCATCCTGGTTGTTTTACTGGCGTATGCAGCATATggaaagaacaacagaaacagctgtcaatGTGGAC ACTCAAGATCTTCAGCTGCCTTGACTCCAAATGCAGTG GATTGTCAAGATTCAGACAGCCTCCATTACGCTGCTTTGAGGGAGCACAGGATCAACAGATCGACAAGGCAGagggacaaaacacaaactgaatgtGTGTATTCAAGTGTAAGGCAGTAG